The following proteins come from a genomic window of Actinomarinicola tropica:
- a CDS encoding nitrite/sulfite reductase — translation MTITPIVPAPRDLDAEQQRDIERFEAAVAQYLAGEIDEDVFRVMRLNNGIYGQRQGGINQMVRIKFPAGPATPEQLEMIAHLAETYSRGWAHITTRHNIQMHYVQLDKVPEVMRKVGSVGLTTREACGDTVRNVMACHLAGACPYEKLDVTPWAEAAFEHFVRNPIGQRLPRKFKINFSGCETDCGQAMFNDAGVVASVRRREDGTLEHGFRVFVAGGLGANPHPALLLEEFTTREDLLPTLEAILRVFEQTGNRDNKLRARMKWVIDTLGWDEVQRRVLKLRSTLPASSSWPGGIPAIVAKAGDEPAGRTDSGEITPVGQGVSVQLLSSDPFQRWEATSVIRGAANGTVSAVAYAALGDITSDQFRALAAIQRELGADVRLTNRQNLVFRGLSESQVRPLYDRLEQIGMARPGAELARDVVSCPGADTCNIAVTQSRGLGKAIGDLLEEEGLAEVGGIRINISGCTNSCGQHHASDIGFFGAERRAHGQSAPGYQMLLGGYVGQESIHFGDKALRLPAKAAPEAAVRVVRRFAAEREAGETFRSWLDRSGGAKGVAADLKDLDHFPTPDEAPHFFIDYDETGPFSAEVGDSECAV, via the coding sequence GTGACGATCACCCCCATCGTGCCCGCGCCCCGGGACCTCGATGCCGAGCAGCAGCGCGACATCGAGAGGTTCGAGGCCGCCGTGGCGCAGTACCTGGCCGGCGAGATCGACGAGGACGTGTTCCGCGTGATGCGCCTCAACAACGGCATCTACGGCCAGCGCCAGGGCGGCATCAACCAGATGGTGCGCATCAAGTTCCCGGCGGGCCCGGCGACGCCGGAGCAGCTGGAGATGATCGCCCACCTCGCCGAGACCTACTCGCGCGGCTGGGCCCACATCACCACGCGCCACAACATCCAGATGCACTACGTGCAGCTCGACAAGGTGCCCGAGGTGATGCGGAAGGTCGGTTCGGTCGGTCTCACGACGCGCGAGGCGTGCGGCGACACGGTGCGCAACGTCATGGCCTGCCACCTGGCCGGTGCCTGCCCCTACGAGAAGCTCGACGTCACGCCGTGGGCCGAGGCCGCCTTCGAGCACTTCGTCCGCAACCCGATCGGCCAGCGCCTCCCTCGCAAGTTCAAGATCAACTTCTCCGGCTGCGAGACCGACTGCGGCCAGGCGATGTTCAACGACGCCGGCGTCGTCGCCTCGGTGCGCCGCCGCGAGGACGGCACGCTCGAGCACGGCTTCCGCGTGTTCGTCGCTGGCGGGCTCGGCGCCAACCCGCACCCGGCGCTGCTGCTCGAGGAGTTCACCACCCGCGAGGACCTCCTCCCCACGCTCGAGGCGATCCTGCGGGTGTTCGAGCAGACCGGCAACCGGGACAACAAGCTGCGGGCCCGGATGAAGTGGGTCATCGACACGCTCGGCTGGGACGAGGTGCAGCGCCGGGTCCTGAAGCTGCGCTCGACCCTGCCCGCGTCGTCCTCGTGGCCCGGCGGCATCCCCGCCATCGTCGCCAAGGCCGGCGACGAGCCCGCCGGCCGCACCGACTCCGGCGAGATCACGCCCGTCGGCCAGGGCGTGTCGGTGCAGCTCCTGTCGAGCGACCCGTTCCAGCGTTGGGAGGCCACGTCGGTGATCCGGGGCGCCGCCAACGGCACCGTCTCCGCCGTCGCCTACGCCGCGCTCGGCGACATCACCTCGGACCAGTTCCGGGCCCTCGCCGCGATCCAGCGCGAGCTCGGTGCCGACGTCCGGCTCACGAACCGCCAGAACCTCGTGTTCCGTGGCCTCTCGGAGAGCCAGGTGCGTCCTCTGTACGACCGCCTCGAGCAGATCGGCATGGCCCGGCCGGGCGCCGAGCTGGCTCGCGACGTCGTGTCGTGCCCGGGCGCCGACACGTGCAACATCGCGGTCACCCAGTCCCGTGGCCTCGGCAAGGCCATCGGCGACCTGCTCGAGGAGGAGGGCCTGGCCGAGGTGGGCGGCATCCGCATCAACATCTCCGGCTGCACCAACTCCTGCGGCCAGCACCACGCCTCCGACATCGGCTTCTTCGGCGCCGAGCGTCGGGCTCACGGCCAGTCCGCGCCCGGCTACCAGATGCTGCTCGGGGGCTACGTCGGCCAGGAGTCGATCCACTTCGGCGACAAGGCGCTCCGGCTCCCCGCCAAGGCGGCCCCCGAGGCCGCGGTGCGGGTCGTGCGCCGGTTCGCGGCCGAGCGCGAGGCGGGCGAGACGTTCCGCTCGTGGCTCGACCGCTCCGGCGGCGCCAAGGGCGTGGCCGCGGACCTGAAGGACCTCGACCACTTCCCGACGCCGGACGAGGCCCCGCACTTCTTCATCGACTACGACGAGACCGGGCCCTTCTCCGCCGAGGTCGGCGACTCGGAGTGCGCGGTCTGA
- a CDS encoding lysoplasmalogenase: protein MSSLAWALAALAAASALTDWWAVAAERPSVRHVAKPATLVALVGVALAVDPAQADVRAWMVAGLILSLVGDVVLMLPERWFVGGLVAFLLGHVAYVVGLQLAPTDLAWTLIGISVVGAAAGTIGREIVRRVAAGRHRALTGPVIAYLVVISAMVVSAFGTTSLVAAVGALLFYASDATLAWNRFVEPLRYGPLAVMVTYHLGQAGLVAWIATG from the coding sequence ATGTCCTCGCTGGCCTGGGCCCTCGCCGCGCTCGCCGCTGCCAGCGCGCTCACCGACTGGTGGGCCGTGGCTGCCGAGCGACCCTCCGTCCGCCACGTCGCGAAGCCGGCGACGCTGGTCGCCCTCGTCGGCGTCGCGCTGGCCGTCGACCCGGCGCAGGCCGACGTCCGGGCGTGGATGGTGGCGGGGCTGATCCTCTCCCTCGTCGGCGACGTGGTGCTGATGCTGCCGGAGCGCTGGTTCGTCGGGGGCCTCGTCGCGTTCCTCCTCGGACACGTCGCCTACGTCGTGGGCCTCCAGCTCGCACCCACCGACCTGGCGTGGACGCTCATCGGCATCTCCGTGGTCGGCGCCGCGGCCGGCACGATCGGCCGTGAGATCGTGCGACGGGTCGCAGCCGGGCGCCACCGCGCCCTCACCGGTCCCGTGATCGCCTACCTCGTCGTGATCTCGGCGATGGTCGTGTCGGCGTTCGGGACGACCTCGCTCGTCGCCGCCGTCGGAGCGCTCCTCTTCTACGCCTCCGACGCCACCCTCGCGTGGAACAGGTTCGTCGAGCCGCTCCGGTACGGGCCGCTCGCGGTGATGGTCACCTACCACCTCGGCCAGGCGGGGCTCGTCGCCTGGATCGCGACCGGCTGA
- a CDS encoding PP2C family protein-serine/threonine phosphatase, which produces MRDGGRGTDGAVDEPGDETALRAALARARADAAAAHDRLSFLVDVSRTVAATADHAAVLQAVLDLAVPRIADAGLALLPRGGALERVAVAHREPEAAALGRRYVLGTIQSLDSEGVGPVAFRTGKLQINTASQIQPDARLPDYLRQTIEVFGLRSWVSVPIQAGGETLGVLSLGFNDPQAVESDEGIAMAVELAGRSASALVGGLLLEHEREVALALQSSVLPASLPDVPGYEIAARYVPAQSNVRVGGDWYDALVLPDRNVAITIGDVSGHGLTAASTMGQLRNALRAYAVEGHGPPEVIGLLSCLLESTGDDQYASMIDLRVEPDAGTFEWVSAGHPPLLHLHAGTAVQLGEPHGILLGADSSVASPTGRGRLAPGDALVLFTDGLVERRDTGIDEGIAALERSLLAVVDPSADALCAAAFDRPDEGYEDDVCVLVIRRVPTAA; this is translated from the coding sequence ATGAGGGACGGCGGGCGCGGAACCGACGGCGCAGTCGACGAGCCCGGTGACGAGACCGCGCTCCGCGCCGCGCTGGCTCGGGCCCGAGCCGACGCCGCTGCCGCCCACGACCGCCTGTCGTTCCTCGTCGACGTCAGTCGCACCGTCGCGGCCACCGCCGACCACGCGGCCGTCCTCCAGGCGGTGCTCGACCTGGCCGTGCCCCGCATCGCCGACGCCGGCCTGGCGCTCCTGCCGCGGGGCGGTGCGCTCGAGCGCGTGGCGGTGGCCCACAGGGAGCCCGAGGCGGCCGCGCTGGGCCGCCGGTACGTCCTCGGCACCATCCAGTCCCTCGACAGCGAGGGTGTCGGGCCGGTCGCCTTCCGCACGGGGAAGCTGCAGATCAACACGGCGAGCCAGATCCAGCCGGACGCCCGCCTGCCCGACTACCTCCGCCAGACGATCGAGGTCTTCGGCCTGCGGTCGTGGGTGAGCGTGCCCATCCAGGCAGGGGGCGAGACCCTCGGTGTGCTGTCGCTCGGGTTCAACGACCCCCAGGCGGTCGAGTCCGACGAGGGCATCGCGATGGCGGTCGAGCTCGCCGGCCGGTCGGCGTCGGCCCTCGTCGGCGGGTTGCTCCTGGAGCACGAGCGCGAGGTCGCCCTGGCCCTCCAGTCGTCGGTCCTCCCGGCGTCGCTCCCCGACGTGCCGGGCTACGAGATCGCCGCCCGCTACGTGCCGGCGCAGAGCAACGTCCGGGTCGGGGGCGACTGGTACGACGCGCTGGTGCTCCCGGACCGGAACGTCGCGATCACGATCGGCGACGTCAGCGGCCACGGGCTCACCGCGGCGTCGACGATGGGTCAGCTGCGCAACGCCCTGCGCGCCTACGCGGTCGAGGGCCACGGGCCGCCGGAGGTGATCGGGCTCCTGTCGTGCCTCCTGGAGTCCACCGGCGACGACCAGTACGCCTCGATGATCGACCTCCGCGTCGAGCCCGACGCGGGCACGTTCGAGTGGGTGTCCGCCGGTCACCCGCCGCTCCTCCACCTGCACGCCGGCACCGCGGTGCAGCTGGGGGAGCCGCACGGCATCCTGCTCGGCGCCGACAGCAGCGTCGCCAGCCCCACGGGCAGAGGTCGGCTCGCCCCCGGCGACGCGCTGGTGCTCTTCACCGACGGGCTCGTCGAGCGGCGCGACACGGGGATCGACGAGGGGATCGCGGCGCTCGAGCGGTCGCTGCTCGCGGTGGTCGATCCGTCGGCCGACGCGCTGTGCGCCGCCGCGTTCGACCGCCCCGACGAGGGCTACGAGGACGACGTCTGCGTGCTCGTCATCCGGCGCGTCCCGACCGCCGCCTGA